The DNA segment GGTGTGAAGCCGGGCGTGCGGCCGATGCCGCCACGCTCGGTGAGAATGTGGCGCATGGTGCCCACCTCGGCGGCGAGATGACGCTGCAGGGCACTCGCGCCCTTTTCGCGCAGGCGCCTCGCCCGCTCGCGCACCACCTCGGTGGCAAGCTGCGGCATCCGCGCGGCCGGCGTATCCGGGCGGGCGGAGTAGGGGAAGACGTGAAGATGCGTCAGCCCGCAGGCGTCGACCAGATCGAGCGACTGGCGGAAATGCGCCTCGGTTTCCGTCGGGAAGCCGGCGATGATGTCGGCGCCCAGCACCACGTCCGGCCGCCGCCGCCGCAGTTCGGCGCAGAATGCGATCGCCTGGCGGCGCGAATGGCGACGCTTCATGCGCTTGAGGATCAGGTCGTCGCCGGCCTGAAGCGAGAGGTGGAGGTGGGGCATCAGCCGTTTCTCCTCGCCGATCGCGGCCATCAGCTCGTCATCGACCTCGACCGCGTCGATGGAGGACAGCCGCAGCCGGCCGAGCGTGGGGCAATGGCGGAGCACCGCGCGCACCAGCGTGCCGAGCCGGGGCGCGCCGGGAAGGTCGGCGCCATAGGAGGTGAGATCGACGCCGGTGAGGACGATCTCGCCATAGCCTTCTTCGGCGAGCTGGCGCACCCGGTCCACCACCGCGCCCATCGGCACCGAGCGGGAATTGCCGCGCCCGAAGGGGATGATGCAGAAGGTGCAGCGGTGATCGCATCCGGTCTGGATCTGGACGAAGGCGCGGGTGCGGCCCTCGATCGCCTCGCCCGCGCCTTCGAGTAGATGGGGCGCGGTCTCGCGCACATTCATGATGTCGCCGACGATCGCGCGCGCCTGCGTGCCGATGCCGAAGTCCAGCGCCTGCCGGGTCTCGGCCCAGCGCGCCGGGTCCAGCTTCTCGGCATTGCCGAGCACGCGGTCGACCTCGCTCATGGCGGTGAAGGCGGCGGGGTCGATCTGCGCGGCGCAGCCGGTGACGACGATGCGCCGGGTGGGATCCTCGCGCTTGAGCCGGCGGATGGTCTGGCGCGCCTGTTTCACCGCCTCGTTCGTGACGGCGCAGGTGTTCACCACCACGGCGTGCTCCAGCCCGGCGCGGTCGGCGAGTGCGGCGGCGCTCGCGGAATCGAGCGCGTTGAGCCGGCAGCCGAACGTCACGACGTCTACGGCCATCGCGTCAGTTCGCTTCGACGCGGAAGCTGTCGCCGAGCATGGCAGCGGTCAGGCGGCCGTCGAACTCGTGCTCGGCCGGGCCGGTCATGAGGATGTGGTCGTCGCTGGCGCGCCAGTCGATCATGAGGTCGCCGCCGGGCAGCGTGACCCGCACCCGCCGGCCGGTGAGGCCGAGGCGGGCGGCCGAGACAGCGGCGGCGCAGGCGGCGGAGCCGCAGGCGCGGGTGAGCCCGGCGCCGCGTTCCCACACCTTGAGCACGATATGCTCGGGCGAGACCACCTGGGCGAGCGAGATATTGGCGCGCTCGGGGAAGATGGGATGGTGTTCGAGTTCCGGCCCGTAATGGGCGAGGTCGATCGCCTCGACATCGGGCACCCAGAAGATGGCATGCGGGTTGCCGACATTGACCACGGCGGGCGCGCGCAGCACCGGGGCGTCGGACGGGCCGGCCTGAAGTTCCAGCGCGCGGGTGTCGGCGACCGGGCCGGCGAGCGGAATGGCCGCCCAGCCGAAATGAGGCACGCCCATGTCGGCGGTCACGCCGTCGGGCTCGACCGTGCAGTCGAGCCGGCCGGCGACGCTTTCGAACACCACGTGCTGGCGCCCGGTGCGGGCCGCCTCGTAGAGCGCGATGCAGCGCGTGCCGTTGCCACAGGCGCCGGCCTCCGAGCCATCGGCGTTGATGATGCGCACGAACGCCGCCGTATCCGGCTGCCGGGGCGGATAGAGCGCCATGATCTGGTCGAAGGGCAGCACGTCCGGCCGGGCCAGCGCGCGCGCCTCCGCCGGCGGCACGGGCAGGGGAGCGTCGCGCAGGTCCAGCACGACGATCTCGTTGCCGAGGCCGTTCATCTTGACGAAGGATCGATTTTCCAGCGCTGCCATGGTGCTTCGCGATCGCGGTGGAGAGCTTTCCGTCCTTATATGGCCAAGCGCCCGACAATGGCCAGAGCCAATGACTGATGCGCGCCGGGCACGATCACGCGAGCAGGGCCGCCCGGGGGCTTGTGAGCGTCGCGGCCCGCCGCGCGCGGTGCTAGAAGGGGCCTGCCTGTGTGCTCCCTGCGGTGATCTGATGTCGACTGTGCTTTTGCTTCCCCGCCTTCTTCCGGCCCGGCTCGCGCTGGCCTGCGCGCTGGTGCTGGCGGGTCTGCCCGCCGCGCGTGCGCAGACGCCCGATGCGTCGGCCCAGCCTCCTGCGGTGGACGCGCCCGCGGCGGACGCTCCCGCTTCGGATGCGCCGTCCAGCGAGGGGCCCTCGGGCGAGATGCCCGACGGCGAGCCGCCTGCCGCCGCTGCCGAGCCGCCGATGGACGACGACAACATGGTGGCCCCGCCGGTCGTCGACCCGAAGGCGGTGGAAACGCAGGCGGTGCCGCCCGGCGGCGATCCGCTCAAGCGGCCGGACGGTTTCGGCGATGCGGCCGTGATGCAGCCGGTGCCGGTGCTGATGAAGCAGGGCTACAGCAACTGGGACCAGGGCTTCCAGTCCATCGTCAGCGCCGTGACGGAGATCGACGCCGAGCTGGCCCGGCTGAAGCTGACGCCGACAGGGGCGCCGTTCATCCTCTACACCTCGACCGATGATGGCGGGTTCCAGTTCGAGGCCGAGGTGCCGTTCACCGGCGCCACGACCGAGAAGCCGAAGGAGGGCTTCGCGTTCTCCGCCTCGCCCGCCGGCAAGGCGATGCGCTTCACCCATCGCGGGCCGTATGACGCGATGGACCCGACCTACGAGCAGATTTCCAACCTGCTCGACGCCAAGGACCTTGAGGCGCAGGACCTCTATATCGAGGAATACCGTTCCGACCCGCGCACCACGCCGCAGGACGATCTGGTCATCGACATCTGGGTGCCGCTGAAGTGAGGCGCGGACGCGGGGCGGCGCGTGCATTCGCCTCGCGCCGCGCTCTGTGCTATGAGGCGGCGAAACGCACATCTTCGATAAAGCCATGAACCTGATCGATACCACTGCGGCCACCGCCGCCGGGGCAGGCGTCACCGTTGCCGCCGCCACCATTGCCAAGGACACGCGCCGCTCCCTCGCGGGGCTGGACCGTGCCGGCCTTGCCGCCGCGCTCGCCGAGATCGGCGTGAGCGAGCGCGAGCAGCGCATGCGCGTGACCCAGCTCTGGCACTGGATCTACCTGCGCGGGGCGCTGTCGTTCGACGAGATGA comes from the Ancylobacter pratisalsi genome and includes:
- the dapF gene encoding diaminopimelate epimerase, producing MAALENRSFVKMNGLGNEIVVLDLRDAPLPVPPAEARALARPDVLPFDQIMALYPPRQPDTAAFVRIINADGSEAGACGNGTRCIALYEAARTGRQHVVFESVAGRLDCTVEPDGVTADMGVPHFGWAAIPLAGPVADTRALELQAGPSDAPVLRAPAVVNVGNPHAIFWVPDVEAIDLAHYGPELEHHPIFPERANISLAQVVSPEHIVLKVWERGAGLTRACGSAACAAAVSAARLGLTGRRVRVTLPGGDLMIDWRASDDHILMTGPAEHEFDGRLTAAMLGDSFRVEAN
- a CDS encoding GyrI-like domain-containing protein; the encoded protein is MSTVLLLPRLLPARLALACALVLAGLPAARAQTPDASAQPPAVDAPAADAPASDAPSSEGPSGEMPDGEPPAAAAEPPMDDDNMVAPPVVDPKAVETQAVPPGGDPLKRPDGFGDAAVMQPVPVLMKQGYSNWDQGFQSIVSAVTEIDAELARLKLTPTGAPFILYTSTDDGGFQFEAEVPFTGATTEKPKEGFAFSASPAGKAMRFTHRGPYDAMDPTYEQISNLLDAKDLEAQDLYIEEYRSDPRTTPQDDLVIDIWVPLK
- the mtaB gene encoding tRNA (N(6)-L-threonylcarbamoyladenosine(37)-C(2))-methylthiotransferase MtaB, which encodes MAVDVVTFGCRLNALDSASAAALADRAGLEHAVVVNTCAVTNEAVKQARQTIRRLKREDPTRRIVVTGCAAQIDPAAFTAMSEVDRVLGNAEKLDPARWAETRQALDFGIGTQARAIVGDIMNVRETAPHLLEGAGEAIEGRTRAFVQIQTGCDHRCTFCIIPFGRGNSRSVPMGAVVDRVRQLAEEGYGEIVLTGVDLTSYGADLPGAPRLGTLVRAVLRHCPTLGRLRLSSIDAVEVDDELMAAIGEEKRLMPHLHLSLQAGDDLILKRMKRRHSRRQAIAFCAELRRRRPDVVLGADIIAGFPTETEAHFRQSLDLVDACGLTHLHVFPYSARPDTPAARMPQLATEVVRERARRLREKGASALQRHLAAEVGTMRHILTERGGIGRTPGFTPVRLSRPLPPGTLLSLRIAGHDGARLIAA